A window of the Cicer arietinum cultivar CDC Frontier isolate Library 1 chromosome 6, Cicar.CDCFrontier_v2.0, whole genome shotgun sequence genome harbors these coding sequences:
- the LOC101499034 gene encoding uncharacterized protein, producing MGRQKHSDTSHHSPECSKSLLHIIKHHPLCHNFIQKRHAYKKESVIAQRDEAFSCNKRKNLILAQLRSSNVEEKVTLHSSVGKNTERNQIEVLIDENTRTRRFVQCDPTFSSDYRECNLGYKHQLTKNDLLARKVRDQMKCRVEDIAKRNTFGVSTLLYKHFFGTLETTNMKKEILLAFLHDPVSPMVYHFHKQRVKRAKVTLNRSESFPFHDSLPKWKGRLYCGNETQKLVQYESTKTFYEHVMPPLTKGRVNGNFNINEAEIVRDVSFSSGYAKGQKHKEIKHVNMNLKQKIEHVTGESEKEKIRVAMDSVIHKLPQGQGISDELKKEILKKLTDPIIKREVQYKNCIRRIKSLEEPLESYFKQKENSFRIEDIHLQYEKLKLVKEKSHSSPLRMLIPLERILSLPDLQSFSYASPLSFNDQDIMAIKEYKASIAASDSKSKARSSDRPNNVDEQQVTKKDSLKVIKTTKNAHKLEIQTKKFNHEIPHIHVDTKDKDEFNYVKYVLEISGLTSNESLSSWHAKDTPLDPSLYEEMENDPEFCSHKGGQCNHHVLFDLINETMLEIYGRSHCCPPIGCHILHKVWTHMSKSLGLRYKVDQTIDDHVGRDFSSKSDGWVNHHIYDECVGLEIEDMIFHDLLEEIMLDLACL from the exons ATGGGAAGGCAAAAGCATTCTGATACTTCACATCATTCTCCTGAGTGTAGTAAAAGCCTCTTACATATTATTAAGCACCATCCCTTATGTCATAATTTCATACAAAAAAGACATGCATACAAGAAGG AAAGTGTGATTGCACAAAGGGATGAAGCCTTCTCTTGTAACAAAAGGAAGAACCTCATCCTTGCACAGTTAAGAAGCTCAAAT GTTGAAGAAAAGGTGACACTGCATTCTTCAGTTGGAAAAAACACAGAAAGAAACCAGATAGAAGTACTAATTGATGAAAACACAAGAACAAGAAGGTTTGTACAGTGTGATCCTACATTTAGTAGTGATTACCGCGAGTGTAACTTGGGTTACAAGCATCAACTAACAAAAAATGACTTACTTGCACGAAAAGTAAGAGATCAAATGAAATGCAGAGTAGAAGATATTGCAAAGCGAAACACTTTTGGTGTTTCCACTCTTTTATACAAGCACTTTTTTGGTACTTTGGAAACAACCAACATGAAAAAGGAAATATTATTAGCATTTCTTCATGATCCTGTCTCTCCTATGGTCTACCACTTCCATAAACAACGCGTGAAACGAGCAAAAGTGACACTAAATAGGTCTGAATCATTTCCTTTTCACGATTCTCTACCAAAATGGAAAGGAAGATTATATTGTGGCAATGAAACACAAAAGTTAGTCCAATATGAGTCCACAAAAACATTTTATGAACATGTCATGCCTCCATTAACAAAAGGAAGAGTAAATGGAAATTTCAATATAAACGAAGCGGAGATTGTAAGAGATGTTAGTTTTTCTTCAGGTTATGCAAAGGGTCAGAAACATAAAGAAATCAAACATGTTAATATGAAtctcaaacaaaaaatagagCACGTAACCGGAGAGAGCGAAAAAGAAAAGATTCGAGTCGCTATGGATTCGGTCATTCATAAACTTCCTCAAGGACAAGGAATATCAGATGAGTTGAAGAAGGAAATTTTGAAGAAATTGACAGATCCTATTATTAAAAGAGAAGTTCAATACAAGAACTGTATAAGAAGAATCAAGTCTCTTGAAGAACCACTAGAAAGTTACTTCAAACAGAAAGAGAATAGCTTCAGAATAGAAGATATACATCTTCAATATGAGAAACTAAAATTAGTGAAAGAAAAGTCACATTCTTCACCATTGAGAATGTTGATACCTTTAGAAAGAATTCTTTCATTACCTGATCTTCAATCTTTTTCCTATGCTTCACCATTGAGTTTCAATGACCAAGATATTATGGCAATAAAAGAATACAAGGCTTCAATAGCAGCATCAG ATTCAAAATCTAAGGCGAGATCTTCCGATAGACCGAATAATGTGGATGAGCAACAAGTGACTAAGAAGGATTCCCTTAAAGTGATTAAAACCACAAAGAATGCTCACAAATTGGAGATTCAAACCAAGAAGTTCAACCATGAGATTCCTCATATTCATGTGGACACCAAAGACAAAGATGagtttaattatgtgaaatatgTACTTGAGATATCTGGACTCACTAGTAATGAAAGTCTTTCTTCATGGCATGCTAAAGACACCCCCCTTGATCCATCACTATATGAAGAAATGGAAAATGATCCTGAATTTTGTTCTCACAAAGGTGGTCAATGTAATCACCatgtattatttgatttaattaatgagACAATGTTGGAAATTTATGGGAGGTCACATTGTTGCCCTCCTATAGGGTGTCACATTCTTCATAAAGTTTGGACTCATATGAGCAAGTCTTTGGGTTTGAGATACAAAGTTGACCAAACAATAGATGATCATGTAGGTAGAGATTTCTCATCAAAAAGTGATGGGTGGGTCAACCATCATATTTATGATGAATGTGTTGGTTTGGAGATTGAAGACATGATTTTTCATGATCTATTGGAGGAAATAATGTTGGACTTAGCTTGTTTATGA
- the LOC140920710 gene encoding uncharacterized protein gives MCVYIIVSNGRVFALSGAGVSEKDNLIQGTCFINDTPLFVLFDCGATHSFASLDCVRRLGLPVSRLQYDLIVNTPTSDSVDTSSVCLDISIHVYGWDFRVDLVCLPLRLVDVILGMDWLSANRVRVDFFSKTIEF, from the coding sequence ATGTGTGTGTATATCATTGTATCCAATGGAAGAGTCTTTGCCCTAAGTGGTGCAGGAGTGTCTGAGAAAGACAACTTGATCCAAGGTACATGTTTCATAAATGATACTCCTTTATTTGTACTATTTGATTGTGGTGCCACTCATTCCTTTGCGTCTCTTGACTGTGTTAGACGTTTAGGACTACCTGTATCTCGTTTGCAGTATGATTTGATTGTGAATACCCCAACTAGTGATTCGGTTGATACCTCAAGTGTTTGTCTTGACATTTCTATCCATGTGTATGGATGGGATTTTCGAGTTGACTTAGTGTGTTTACCTTTGCGTCTGGTTGATGTAattcttggtatggattggcTATCTGCCAACCGTGTCCGCgtagatttttttagtaaaaccatTGAATTCTAG